From a region of the Butyrivibrio sp. AE3004 genome:
- the serS gene encoding serine--tRNA ligase, translating into MIDIKFLRENPDVVKENIKKKFQDEKLPLVDEVIELDNERRSNQQQADELRAHKNKISKEIGALMAQGKKEEAEQKKEEVAANAKRLAELEENQKIVDEKVMKIMMVIPQIIDESVPIGKDDSGNVEIEKFGDPFVPDFEIPYHTDIMERFNGIDFDAARRVAGNGFYYLMGDIARLHSAVISYARDFMIDRGFTYCVPPFMIHGNVVEGVMSFPEMEAMMYKIEGEDLYLIGTSEHSMIGKFKEQQIMEEELPQTLTSYSPCFRKEKGAHGIEERGVYRIHQFEKQEMIVVCKPGDSKMWYDKLWQNTVDLFRSLDIPVRTLECCSGDLADLKCKSCDVEAWSPRQKKYFEVGSCSNLGDAQARRLKIRIKGKDGNYLAHTLNNTVVAPPRMLIAFLENNLNEDGSVNVPVALRPYMGGKEKLIPVK; encoded by the coding sequence ATGATAGATATTAAATTCTTAAGAGAGAATCCTGATGTAGTAAAGGAAAATATTAAAAAGAAGTTTCAGGATGAAAAACTCCCGCTTGTAGATGAAGTTATTGAACTTGATAACGAGAGAAGAAGTAATCAGCAACAGGCAGACGAACTTCGCGCACATAAGAATAAAATTTCAAAAGAAATCGGTGCACTTATGGCACAGGGAAAGAAAGAGGAAGCTGAACAGAAAAAGGAAGAAGTAGCAGCTAATGCTAAGAGACTTGCAGAACTTGAGGAAAATCAAAAAATTGTAGATGAGAAAGTAATGAAAATAATGATGGTTATTCCTCAAATTATTGATGAAAGTGTTCCGATTGGTAAAGATGATTCAGGAAATGTAGAAATAGAAAAATTTGGTGATCCTTTTGTTCCAGATTTTGAAATACCGTATCATACAGATATAATGGAAAGATTTAACGGAATTGATTTTGATGCAGCAAGAAGAGTTGCAGGTAATGGATTCTATTATTTGATGGGTGATATTGCCAGACTTCATTCTGCAGTCATTTCATATGCCAGAGACTTCATGATAGACAGAGGTTTTACATATTGTGTACCTCCTTTCATGATTCATGGAAATGTCGTTGAAGGTGTAATGAGTTTTCCTGAAATGGAAGCTATGATGTATAAGATTGAAGGTGAGGATTTATACCTGATTGGAACAAGTGAACATTCCATGATTGGTAAATTCAAGGAACAACAGATTATGGAGGAAGAACTTCCTCAGACACTTACAAGTTATTCTCCTTGCTTCAGAAAAGAAAAAGGAGCACACGGAATTGAAGAGCGCGGTGTTTACAGAATACATCAGTTTGAAAAACAGGAAATGATAGTTGTATGTAAGCCTGGAGATTCAAAGATGTGGTATGACAAGCTTTGGCAGAATACAGTTGATTTATTTAGGTCATTGGATATTCCGGTTCGTACACTTGAGTGTTGCTCAGGAGATCTTGCAGATCTTAAATGTAAGTCATGCGATGTAGAGGCATGGTCACCCAGACAGAAAAAATATTTTGAAGTTGGAAGTTGCTCAAATTTAGGTGATGCTCAGGCAAGAAGACTTAAGATAAGAATAAAAGGAAAAGATGGAAATTATCTTGCACATACATTGAATAATACTGTTGTAGCACCTCCGCGTATGCTTATAGCTTTCCTTGAGAATAATCTCAATGAGGATGGCTCTGTAAATGTACCGGTAGCATTGAGACCGTACATGGGTGGTAAGGAAAAACTAATACCTGTAAAATAA
- a CDS encoding DUF4446 family protein, with product MNSNLLGQLGLNIDIAFILIPIILLIIVLLILLIMQSNRIKSIENQISRFMKGKEAASLEEEIVALFEDNKFIKKATEKNQKDIDDLYERLASCFQKVGIIKYDAFNQMGGQLSYSIALLDENNNGFLLNSVHSTEGCYSYSKEIRNGKCKLELGDEEQMALNEAIDYQN from the coding sequence ATGAATAGTAACTTGTTGGGACAATTAGGGTTAAATATTGATATTGCTTTTATTCTTATTCCTATTATATTATTGATAATTGTTCTTCTAATATTATTGATAATGCAGTCTAACAGAATTAAAAGTATTGAAAATCAAATATCAAGATTTATGAAAGGAAAAGAAGCTGCTTCACTTGAAGAAGAAATAGTTGCTTTGTTTGAAGATAACAAGTTTATAAAAAAGGCAACAGAAAAAAACCAAAAAGATATAGATGACTTATATGAAAGATTAGCTTCATGCTTCCAAAAAGTCGGAATAATAAAATATGATGCATTTAATCAAATGGGTGGACAATTGAGTTACTCGATTGCATTATTGGATGAAAATAATAACGGATTTTTATTAAATTCTGTACACAGTACAGAAGGCTGCTATTCCTATTCTAAAGAAATCAGAAATGGCAAATGTAAACTCGAACTTGGAGATGAAGAACAGATGGCTTTAAATGAAGCTATTGATTATCAAAACTAA
- a CDS encoding ParB/RepB/Spo0J family partition protein, translating to MASKNAKRGLGKGLDALIAPAPTPTKKESDGKPEEGQVVTINITKVEPNREQPRKTFDEDKLLELSDSIKQYGIINPLIVQDRGDHYEIIGGERRWRAAKKAGLKEVPVIIKNLTEEEIAEYALIDNIQRDDLNPIDEALAFKKLIDDFGYTQDIVAEKVSKSRVAITNSLRLLKLCEEVRQMVIDGKLSTGHARALISIEDKEKQIEIAEQIFDQKMSVRDTEKLVKNLGKVKKQSKKDTKINPSIESVYRDLEDKCTQATGTKVSISTKGDGVGKIEIEFYSTDDLEKITERLFR from the coding sequence ATGGCATCAAAGAATGCAAAGAGAGGCCTTGGGAAAGGACTTGATGCGCTTATTGCTCCGGCACCGACTCCAACTAAAAAAGAATCGGATGGAAAACCTGAAGAAGGACAGGTAGTAACAATAAATATAACAAAGGTTGAACCAAATAGAGAACAGCCAAGAAAAACATTTGATGAAGATAAACTATTAGAACTATCTGATTCCATAAAACAATACGGAATAATAAATCCTTTGATAGTTCAAGATAGAGGAGACCACTATGAAATAATTGGTGGTGAAAGAAGATGGCGTGCTGCTAAGAAAGCAGGATTAAAAGAAGTTCCTGTAATAATTAAAAATCTGACAGAAGAAGAAATAGCAGAATATGCGTTAATTGATAATATTCAGAGGGATGATCTTAATCCTATAGACGAAGCGCTTGCATTTAAAAAACTAATCGATGATTTTGGATATACTCAGGACATAGTTGCAGAGAAAGTTTCTAAAAGTCGTGTTGCTATTACAAATTCACTTAGACTATTAAAGTTATGTGAAGAAGTAAGACAAATGGTTATTGATGGTAAACTTTCTACCGGACATGCCAGAGCATTAATTTCAATAGAGGATAAAGAAAAACAAATAGAAATTGCTGAACAGATTTTTGATCAAAAAATGAGTGTACGTGATACGGAGAAGCTAGTCAAAAATCTGGGAAAAGTAAAAAAGCAGAGCAAAAAGGATACAAAAATTAATCCAAGTATTGAATCAGTTTATAGAGATTTGGAAGATAAATGTACACAGGCGACAGGTACAAAAGTTTCTATATCTACAAAAGGTGATGGTGTAGGTAAAATAGAAATTGAATTTTACAGTACGGATGATCTTGAAAAAATTACAGAGCGGTTATTCAGATAG